The candidate division KSB1 bacterium genome window below encodes:
- a CDS encoding DUF4097 family beta strand repeat protein: MKKRSMQLILLLFAICVTSSVFAQELTKRGRYYVAEITKTFKVQEGGQLIISDVRGDVRITTWDKKEVFVKELKRMDVYTEKEARTVLEKSKSNYRQRGNTIEIGGEYYSRDWIKSEFDVTVPKVFMVDIKIRGGDISVSRLNGDVKLKTSGGDIVLEEIDGEVDAHTSGGDIEVTNSTKSVRIKTSGGDIELENIGGPLVAKTSGGDIVLRNSKNRIDLHTSGGSIEIKDVGGEVKAHTSGGDIEVVNTQGDVEVHTSGGDIDLRNIGGRLDASTSGGDVKGDMINGSVKTSTSGGDIDLKDVKGGVEGKTAGGDISVEITLEDFKKNHRVDLRTAGGELVIYIPEKLPATIRAEIEISDRWDDYNIYSDFPLTSTEDTGEERRSRRRHRRSRSIRSEGDINGGGDLIELYTVNGDIHIKKLRK, from the coding sequence AAAACCTTTAAAGTACAGGAAGGTGGACAATTAATTATTTCTGATGTACGCGGGGATGTTCGGATTACGACCTGGGACAAAAAAGAGGTTTTCGTGAAAGAGCTGAAGAGAATGGATGTTTATACTGAGAAGGAAGCCAGGACCGTTCTTGAAAAGTCCAAGTCAAACTATCGGCAACGCGGAAATACAATTGAGATTGGCGGTGAATATTACTCGAGGGATTGGATTAAGAGTGAGTTTGATGTGACCGTGCCAAAAGTTTTTATGGTTGACATCAAAATCCGGGGTGGTGATATCAGCGTCAGCCGATTAAATGGTGATGTGAAATTAAAAACTTCCGGTGGTGATATTGTTCTCGAGGAAATCGATGGCGAAGTAGATGCCCATACCTCCGGCGGCGATATTGAGGTGACAAATTCTACCAAGAGTGTTCGAATTAAAACTTCCGGCGGAGATATTGAGCTTGAGAATATCGGTGGACCGTTGGTTGCGAAAACTTCCGGTGGTGATATTGTGCTGAGAAATTCAAAAAACCGCATTGATTTGCACACTTCGGGCGGAAGCATCGAAATTAAAGATGTCGGGGGAGAAGTTAAAGCGCACACCTCCGGCGGTGACATTGAAGTGGTTAATACTCAAGGAGATGTTGAAGTCCACACCTCCGGCGGTGATATCGACTTGCGCAACATCGGCGGCAGGTTGGATGCCTCAACCTCGGGCGGAGATGTTAAAGGAGATATGATCAATGGCAGTGTTAAGACGTCAACATCCGGCGGCGACATTGATTTGAAAGATGTCAAAGGTGGCGTTGAGGGAAAAACAGCCGGCGGGGATATTTCAGTTGAAATTACCCTCGAAGATTTTAAAAAGAACCACCGTGTGGATTTGCGCACAGCAGGCGGTGAGTTGGTTATCTACATTCCGGAAAAGTTACCGGCGACCATTCGAGCCGAAATCGAAATTTCGGATCGCTGGGATGATTACAATATTTATTCTGATTTTCCACTGACGAGCACTGAGGACACCGGAGAAGAGAGAAGGTCAAGGCGGCGTCATCGACGCAGCAGATCAATTCGCAGCGAAGGGGACATCAACGGTGGCGGTGATCTCATTGAACTTTACACGGTAAATGGTGACATTCATATTAAAAAGCTGAGAAAGTAG